CTGTTGCTCGTCTGGCTCACGTGGTGGAGCGGTTTTTTGGGCACTAGTCAATAGGGCTCGCGCGGGACACGCACTTGCGTTTACACTCGCGTTCAGCTTGTCATTCGGTTATAAACCTTTTACCGTGCCGTTAGTGTTTAAAATAGATTAGTTTGTCGAGCTTACGAGCTCGACGCAAGCCACGAGGCGAGACGCGAGCCGAGCCACGAGCCGCAAATGTAAACTGCCTATGCAGCTCGAGGCGAACACGAGACGAGTCGCGAGCCAAGCCACGAGCCGCGAATGTAAATAAGCTTTAGGAATGGAAGATAAAGAACGAAACGAATAAAGAAACTTCGTTCCGTCCGTTTGCGATGTGTAGCGACATTGACGTTTGCTttaataactattttttattattttaagctatTTCTTAGTGATTTATCACTGTCCTTTGTGTAATTTAAGTGCCTTTTAACCAGTGTAGGCAAAGCCTGTAATCATGGATGTTTTATACGACGATTTAGAGAATTACGATGACGTTGAAGCACTGAACAGGGTAAGACCGATACTACATTTTAgcgccaaattttttttctaggGGAATAGCAGATTTAACCACCTGTCCTACTGATTAGTAAAGTTAGTCCTAACTTTAGGGTGGCCTAAACCACTTTCAGAGATTGCGACAGCATTTATTTACTaccataattaataatatctaattTGTAATAGCCAAATGTAACTAATATAAGCAATCCAGAAAACTGCTTAATTAGCAACACTTGAACTGGATGTCGTGACGACACAAATCTAAACTATTTTGTTATAAATCAGGTGATGAGATCTCCCCAGAACTTTATCTCAAAAAGAtacctattaatattatattcatGTTCATTTTGAATTATACATGTTTATAACAAAGTCATGTGCAGGTTTCTGACATTGAGAAGTCCTAGACCCGTATCAATTATAGTATATAACTTAACTTAAGTTGGAGCTCTGGTCATATCACCCTGCTTCATGCTTGGCTTGgacacagtataataaagagtactaacgtacagtatggacactccgtgcctcccgttgaaagtgccgcccacccgctctcggttacctcacagttaccggctggcaaggacgcgacgatgcggtgcgcagagcggaggccacgtaaaatattcaaatattaaagaaatatttacaaaacctatcagatcacactgaaaacaacacaatatctatatgaacaaaaaatcatgttttcaacttacatattattttggtggcctgatttccttacaaaaattttgttacttcgtttatactgattcaaaataggaaactattgtataaatcgagcttagatacccaccttacagcataatatgattcttatttattcctaattcgtgcaatgagttttgagtcactgaggtcatcgaacttgacaacaaaatggcgagaaccctcgcacgtcttatctcactcacacaagcatagtacgcgttcacctacacgagcttagctGTGCGCTTAGGAAcacgtttgtttcatacatttgatcgcctGTGTCCGGGGTGTGGCTTGGATCTGGGTTGCCTAAGTTAATCTGTTACATCACATTCCagagtttttgattttttgtttACAATTATACTAAGTATTACACATACATGAAGCATTCACATTGACTGTAGGTGTTTTAAATGTACTGATAGTATTATGTTTTTCAGCTGAAAACTGAAAATTCGGACCTGAAGCACAAACTAGAATGTTGCACTGTGAACATGCAAAAGTTGCAAAAAGTAAGTTATGTCTGCGAAAGCAAGAGGTGTGCTTGTTGGAAAAAACAAGTGTTAACTTGCAAATTATCAGAATTACATTACATACTacactaactaactattttagTAGTGTGtctaacaaaaaaaacttaacatttataataatacAACAGGGCAACTAAACTACAGCAGACAGCTGTAATAATGGGAAAGTCATGTAGGTGACCCTTTAGCAGTACCCCCTCTAGCTGTGACAGGCCTGCAAGTTGCACCATGAATACTGTTTTACTAAAAGTGTACTTTCTATTTACCAACATTGTTACTTTTTACATCTTTTGTTTCTcatataggtatacctatgaCAAAATTTTTTTGTAGATCATACAAAActtgtattataatttatctaAATTAAGGTAAAACtcaaaccattaaaaaaaagtagTGAACAGCCACAAGGATACAATTTGAAATCATCCTTATTGACAACTCACATGGTAGATTGGAAcctttaaaattgaaaatatcaCATTTGAAAAGTTAATCTAATATTGAATACATATCTTCCATAAGCATGTGtggttaatataaaaaaaaaatattttgctgttctaaaataaaaaaaaatctaccaaTATTCTAAGCTCAgcatttttattgtattttttttgtttcttttttcacTGTGTTCCTCACACATCTAGTGAAACTGCCCAGCTATGCTTAAGTTTTGATTgatgtgtattgtgtatttactaTGTTGCCAAATAATGTCACAAATAGCCATTACAAGGATGTTACTTTCAAAAACATGCTAGCTGTTTTACTAACACCATTGCTATAAAATTAAACATTCCATTGATAACCAATGGCATTAGGAAGCCATTGAATGGATGTGCATTGATATTTTAGAGCATTTTGCAGGATTTTGATAAGCTGGAAGCAGAGTTCAAAAGACTAGAGTCAAATTATTCTTCTCTGCTGAAAATTTCAAGAGCTGAGATACAGAGGAAGACTGATATGATCACAAATCTTAATATTGAGTAAGtttaattcaataaaatattgttttatttttaattaattatagcaAGCAAGACACAGAACGAGCCACCTCGCTAAGAAATTGCCGCGCGAAACAGCTTGGTATGAGAAGACGTGCTACACCCGAGGCATCTTGGCCATGCATTTGTCTCGAGCGTGGCACGTTTTTACAAACCATTTTGCGTGTTTTCAAGGATTCCAATTAGTATTCGGCATAAATAAAGATTACAATTTTGCTGGTATTATTAGTAGGCAcaaagtatgtacctacctacctaatacacAACAATACAAATAGATAAGAATATTAAGATAAAGAcaaatttttgtcaaaatttatttcattttcccGGCGTTGTCAcagcattctgccacggctcatgggaacctGGAGTCCGCTTGGCGTAAGCATTAGTCACAGTCAGTTATGTTCTGATGATGGTACTTATTCATAAATCGCAGTTACCTACTTAACCTATACCTCAATTTTTTTGGATGCcttatattaaatatgtacctaatgcGAACATTTTAATGGATTTTACCTTTGTTAATGGTAACTCTACCTTTTGTTTACAGGAAAGACATGTTAGTAATAAGAGCATTTCAACATGGGCCTGCACATAAAGTCCAAGAGCTGATAAGGAATGTGCGTGGAGAAACTGAATCGAAGCGCAAAAAGAAAAACCGGAACAAAGGAGGAGGTCCAAAAGGAAGGGAAGAATTTATAAGGTACATAAAGAATAAAAGAactaattaaaatgttttgccaTCAGAACGATTTCAGTTTCataatacagtggaacctggataattgcaatctcaagggaccagccagtttttgtcaattaaccaggtttttcatttaagcaggtcgtgtcaattaacgaggttcaaaaaataattgtgtcaattatagaggttttcattaatagaggttgggttctgacaaatttctgcaaatggaggtgcaaataaccatttaaagtagatttacacgcttaagttctgggtttctggtctatatagtTACTTGCACTTTTAGACTAcattaattagttaattaccacttcattttcttatcatttgggtttaaaaaattcccttgaattgtacaagaaagttttattagaatgtaaaaagcatactttgttttttattgatcaaaactatttcacctacttcaggctgtgatagatacacaataaataaattaaattatggatggagatataaataaaatgatcattgctattaaaatattgtttctgctgtctacaactacatacattatttcaattacagaggtaatagaTAAGACTCGTTTCAGTAACAGAAGTAAAAACAAGAGAGAAAAGCAAAgaggaagagagagagagagagagagatagcggatttttttagcacagtgtcaattatagaggtcttaagttgcaatatggtcaattacagaggcaaaattacgaaaagcactaaaatctaaattgcaattatagaggttccaaaatttcaacgacactgtgctaaaaaaatccgttatttttgctcttgtttttacctctattattgaaacgagtcttacttattacctctgtaattgaaataatgtagttgtagacagcagaaacaatattttaatagcaatgatcattttatttatatctccatccagaattcaatttatttattgggtatctatcacagcctgtagtaggtgaaatagtttttattaataaaaaacaaagtaggtatgctttttccattctaataaaactttcttttacaattcaagggaattttttaaacccaaatgataagaaaataaagtggtaattaatgtagtgtaaaagtgcaagtatagacagaagcaatatatagaccagaaacccagaacgtaagcgtgtaaatctactttaaatggttatttgcacctccaaaaagaaatttgtcagaacgcaacctctattaatgaaaacctctataatagacacaacgattttttgaacctcgttaattgacgcgacctgcttaaatgaaaaacctggttaattgacaaaacatggccggtcccttgagattgcaatcatccaggttccactgtacttaattttatttcccTGCTGTTAAATATAATGCTTGTATTTAGGAGAAAAAGTAGCCGCCCACAATCACCCGCAACTAGTTCAAATGCTGCAGAAAATTCATATAAGATGATAGGCAACGAAATAATTGCCGATAGCAACAAATCTAGTAGAATGGATACACAAAAAAATGATCTACAGAAACCACCTACACCTCAAGAGGTGTTCCCAGATAATCGACCTTCATCTCCCGTTGCGGACAAACGGGTCACAGCATTATCTTGGTAAGTATGAAACTAAGTCCTAATTGTTCAGTACCGAACTTGCTCACAAAGCACTCGAGGTTATCAATTGCTTGGCACTGAAAAAGTCAAAAAGTGTGCCGACATAGAATACAAATTTACCGTTTTTTCAGTCCCCGTCTTGGCAAGTTAAGCTCTGATGAAGAATTTGAAGATATGTATTCTGCATTGAAACCTAAAGCATCTAGAGAACCTGAAAGACCCCGCAAAAGGGGTCGAGATGTTTCTCAAGATGGGAAGATGTTGTATAACAGTTCACATGATAGGCCCTTAAACTATCCTGATCCGTATAGAGAACAATCAAACAGACATAGAGCTGGCAGATTTTCTGATACTGAAAGAATTACCAGAGAAAAACAGTATAGTGAACCCGACAGAAATATCAATAGGGGTAAACACCATTATGATAGAAACAGAAATGTGAGTGATTTGCAACACCACAGATTTAGTCCTGAAAGACATCGTCGGGGCGCGAAAGAACTTGGGGATGATCGTTACAGGAATAGGCGGTTGGAAAGCCCACCAAGGGAGAGGCAACGCTTGGAAAGCCCTCCTAGGGAAAGGCAACGCTTGGAAAGCCCTCCTAGGGAGAGATCACGCCTGGGAAGCCCTCCACAAGAAAGACAAGAATTACGCAAAAGGATTCGCGAGCGTCGAAAGTCTTACCACGGGCGGACGGGCAACAACCCAGAGATACACTCGGTCTTACATAACATTCATGGTGAATATGAAGAACCACAAAATAAGAAACCTAGAATTGAACCTTACCCTGTTCCCCAGGAAGAGAAAAGGCCAGGCCATGATAAAGAGCAGTATCATAATGAATCACAGCCTCCGACCGTGGGGAGTCACACATATCCGTCGCCAGATTTTTCACACACGGAAGAATCTTCTAACGAACCCGCAACAGCCCAAACTGGTAAGTAAGATAACACAGTTATACATTTCACCAtaaattttttagggttccgtacctcaaaaggaaaaaaccggaagccttataggatcactcgtgcgtctgtctgtccgtccgtccgtcacagcctgtttgctccgaaactactgggtctttTTCTGGAAATTTTTCGATAATAAATCTAATACAAACTGTTTTTGTTTTAGAAACCAGAAGTAGGACTTCATCTATCTGTGAGGATCCCAGATTAAGCAGTGACAGATATGTTAAGTGCTCGGAAGGCAACAAGCACATATCACAGTCTGCCAATGCTAATAAAATACATTTGCAACCCGTTGACACATCCCTTTGGAACTTTGAAGAAGTCCAGGTGCCAAAAGCTTTAAGATTGAAACCTTTAGAAATCAGCGAAGAACATGTTGATAAAATGGATATAGATAAGCCTTTATCTTCATTATCCATGGAATCCGGTGAAATACGTTCTGACACTGAAACAGCTTTGGATATTTATGATTTCCAAGAATTTAATAAACAAATCGGTAATAGTGTTCCTTGTATAAATGAAAGTCAAAAAACTGAAATTAAGCCTCAGAAAGAAAAATCGCCCATTGATAATAGTATGCTTGGAGACATTGGAAAAAGAAGTGATGTATTAATTAAGGGAACAAAAACTACAAGACTCGTAGTAGCAAAGACGGAAAAGGCGAACAATCATAGAGCAGCTGAGTCTATGGTATCAACTTCTAAAGATAGTCATAAAGTTAATACAACAATGCACTGTGACAACATTAAATTACCAAGCGTACTGCACAAGCTGATTCACTCTATGAATGAAGAACGACTTGAAGGAGATAATTCTGTCAAGAACACTAAGGGAGAAAAGGATCCTAAACGAATAGCCGCATCCAGCATATCTAAGTCTGAAAAGTCAAAAGCAAAAACTAAAGatgaaagagaaaatcaaagtgaGTCAAACTTAAAGACTGATAATAACAAGGCAGATAAACTTGAAAAAGGATCGGAAAAAGAGCCTAAACGAATCGGTGCATACAGGATACCAAATAAGTCTGACAAGCCAGGTTCAAAAACTAGAGATGACAGTGAAAATCAAAACAAGTCAGACTTAGAGACTGACAACAACAAGACAGATAAACTTAGAAAAGGATCAGAAAACGAACCTAAACTAATTGCTGCATACAGGATACCAAATAAGTCTGACAAGTCAGGTCCAAAGACTAGAGAAAACAGAGAAAATCAAAACGAGTCAGACTTAAAGGCTGTCAAACACAAGACAGATAAATTTGGGAAAAAATCAGAAAAAGAACCTAAACGAATTGCTGCATACAGGATACCTAAAAAGTCTGAAAAGTCAGGTCCAAAAACACACACAGGTCACAGAGAAAATCAAAACGAGTCAGACTTAGAGACTGACAACATCAAGACAGATAAACCTGAAAAACGTTCGAAAAAAGAACCCAAAAGAATTGCTGAGTTGGAGTTGTCAGGTAAGAAAGAAAATGAAAGTTTAAGAAATACCGATAAAATGCTACACAAAAATGTACCTGAAGTGAAAACAGATAATCTTGAAAAAATTACCGAAAAAGGTACAGAGAAGGAGATCAAACGCATCACAGAGTCGAATGTATCCGATAGAAACGAGAAATCAAGTTTAAAAACCAATGAAATAGAACATAAAAATGTGTCTGATATGAAGGTCAAAGAAAAACCTGTAAAAGAAACTGTAAATACTGTAACAGTATTTCGCGAATTTGAGCATAGAGTTTACTCCAGGCATATTGTCGAAGGCGATTTAGAGCTAAGCGATGAAAGTAATGATGAAGCACAACTTAAATTAGAAGATAAAATTGAGGAGAAAAAGAAAATAACTTCCAAAAGCAAGTCTTATCGAGAGACATCCAAAGATAAGAGTGGAAATTCGGAAACAACTAGAAAAACTAGATCTGTGAAAGATACGGAGAAAGAAAGAAATTCCATGAACAAATTTAGTGAATTGTTTGGTGACAGCAGTAGTTTAATAACGCCAGAGGACCTGAACCTTGCCACTCGCACGGCGCACGGGCTGCCGGCCGACTGCTGCCCGCCCGCCACCGAGGAGGCGCAAGATGCTATCATTGAACCTGAAAATCCACTCAAAGCACAAACGACTGAAATGTACTCTAAAGACTTTAAAGAAAGTTTAGCAAAGTCTACTGTTGCTGaagataaattaaaaatcaaagaatTCAAAGATAAAACTCGtacaaaac
The sequence above is drawn from the Cydia fagiglandana chromosome 7, ilCydFagi1.1, whole genome shotgun sequence genome and encodes:
- the LOC134665824 gene encoding myb-like protein X isoform X1, whose amino-acid sequence is MDVLYDDLENYDDVEALNRLKTENSDLKHKLECCTVNMQKLQKSILQDFDKLEAEFKRLESNYSSLLKISRAEIQRKTDMITNLNIEKDMLVIRAFQHGPAHKVQELIRNVRGETESKRKKKNRNKGGGPKGREEFIRRKSSRPQSPATSSNAAENSYKMIGNEIIADSNKSSRMDTQKNDLQKPPTPQEVFPDNRPSSPVADKRVTALSCPRLGKLSSDEEFEDMYSALKPKASREPERPRKRGRDVSQDGKMLYNSSHDRPLNYPDPYREQSNRHRAGRFSDTERITREKQYSEPDRNINRGKHHYDRNRNVSDLQHHRFSPERHRRGAKELGDDRYRNRRLESPPRERQRLESPPRERQRLESPPRERSRLGSPPQERQELRKRIRERRKSYHGRTGNNPEIHSVLHNIHGEYEEPQNKKPRIEPYPVPQEEKRPGHDKEQYHNESQPPTVGSHTYPSPDFSHTEESSNEPATAQTETRSRTSSICEDPRLSSDRYVKCSEGNKHISQSANANKIHLQPVDTSLWNFEEVQVPKALRLKPLEISEEHVDKMDIDKPLSSLSMESGEIRSDTETALDIYDFQEFNKQIGNSVPCINESQKTEIKPQKEKSPIDNSMLGDIGKRSDVLIKGTKTTRLVVAKTEKANNHRAAESMVSTSKDSHKVNTTMHCDNIKLPSVLHKLIHSMNEERLEGDNSVKNTKGEKDPKRIAASSISKSEKSKAKTKDERENQSESNLKTDNNKADKLEKGSEKEPKRIGAYRIPNKSDKPGSKTRDDSENQNKSDLETDNNKTDKLRKGSENEPKLIAAYRIPNKSDKSGPKTRENRENQNESDLKAVKHKTDKFGKKSEKEPKRIAAYRIPKKSEKSGPKTHTGHRENQNESDLETDNIKTDKPEKRSKKEPKRIAELELSGKKENESLRNTDKMLHKNVPEVKTDNLEKITEKGTEKEIKRITESNVSDRNEKSSLKTNEIEHKNVSDMKVKEKPVKETVNTVTVFREFEHRVYSRHIVEGDLELSDESNDEAQLKLEDKIEEKKKITSKSKSYRETSKDKSGNSETTRKTRSVKDTEKERNSMNKFSELFGDSSSLITPEDLNLATRTAHGLPADCCPPATEEAQDAIIEPENPLKAQTTEMYSKDFKESLAKSTVAEDKLKIKEFKDKTRTKHKQNKDDYVEQVGDVKAQVVTITESCSVSEGNLMSNTSNYTNHKEVSKLNEKVKECSKSNKRPKTKGEKKLSVSEHTEEINTNNIYISEPNPNNSPTMSDKENSSSNGNSERNISNEMARTFENPIVSSKISSTSASETNKERPQLNDSTEETNCSTGVQDVPNLAPVVEEPGLVTTVVISTGVQPLDSNSAQYVTPFSGLASSTPKDLSAINTSSEMESNVSHSAQVSVTISREDSGSQTEDVPDMRITCYRRRRRVLKR
- the LOC134665824 gene encoding myb-like protein X isoform X2, which translates into the protein MDVLYDDLENYDDVEALNRLKTENSDLKHKLECCTVNMQKLQKDFDKLEAEFKRLESNYSSLLKISRAEIQRKTDMITNLNIEKDMLVIRAFQHGPAHKVQELIRNVRGETESKRKKKNRNKGGGPKGREEFIRRKSSRPQSPATSSNAAENSYKMIGNEIIADSNKSSRMDTQKNDLQKPPTPQEVFPDNRPSSPVADKRVTALSCPRLGKLSSDEEFEDMYSALKPKASREPERPRKRGRDVSQDGKMLYNSSHDRPLNYPDPYREQSNRHRAGRFSDTERITREKQYSEPDRNINRGKHHYDRNRNVSDLQHHRFSPERHRRGAKELGDDRYRNRRLESPPRERQRLESPPRERQRLESPPRERSRLGSPPQERQELRKRIRERRKSYHGRTGNNPEIHSVLHNIHGEYEEPQNKKPRIEPYPVPQEEKRPGHDKEQYHNESQPPTVGSHTYPSPDFSHTEESSNEPATAQTETRSRTSSICEDPRLSSDRYVKCSEGNKHISQSANANKIHLQPVDTSLWNFEEVQVPKALRLKPLEISEEHVDKMDIDKPLSSLSMESGEIRSDTETALDIYDFQEFNKQIGNSVPCINESQKTEIKPQKEKSPIDNSMLGDIGKRSDVLIKGTKTTRLVVAKTEKANNHRAAESMVSTSKDSHKVNTTMHCDNIKLPSVLHKLIHSMNEERLEGDNSVKNTKGEKDPKRIAASSISKSEKSKAKTKDERENQSESNLKTDNNKADKLEKGSEKEPKRIGAYRIPNKSDKPGSKTRDDSENQNKSDLETDNNKTDKLRKGSENEPKLIAAYRIPNKSDKSGPKTRENRENQNESDLKAVKHKTDKFGKKSEKEPKRIAAYRIPKKSEKSGPKTHTGHRENQNESDLETDNIKTDKPEKRSKKEPKRIAELELSGKKENESLRNTDKMLHKNVPEVKTDNLEKITEKGTEKEIKRITESNVSDRNEKSSLKTNEIEHKNVSDMKVKEKPVKETVNTVTVFREFEHRVYSRHIVEGDLELSDESNDEAQLKLEDKIEEKKKITSKSKSYRETSKDKSGNSETTRKTRSVKDTEKERNSMNKFSELFGDSSSLITPEDLNLATRTAHGLPADCCPPATEEAQDAIIEPENPLKAQTTEMYSKDFKESLAKSTVAEDKLKIKEFKDKTRTKHKQNKDDYVEQVGDVKAQVVTITESCSVSEGNLMSNTSNYTNHKEVSKLNEKVKECSKSNKRPKTKGEKKLSVSEHTEEINTNNIYISEPNPNNSPTMSDKENSSSNGNSERNISNEMARTFENPIVSSKISSTSASETNKERPQLNDSTEETNCSTGVQDVPNLAPVVEEPGLVTTVVISTGVQPLDSNSAQYVTPFSGLASSTPKDLSAINTSSEMESNVSHSAQVSVTISREDSGSQTEDVPDMRITCYRRRRRVLKR
- the LOC134665824 gene encoding titin-like isoform X3 produces the protein MDVLYDDLENYDDVEALNRLKTENSDLKHKLECCTVNMQKLQKSILQDFDKLEAEFKRLESNYSSLLKISRAEIQRKTDMITNLNIEKDMLVIRAFQHGPAHKVQELIRNVRGETESKRKKKNRNKGGGPKGREEFIRRKSSRPQSPATSSNAAENSYKMIGNEIIADSNKSSRMDTQKNDLQKPPTPQEVFPDNRPSSPVADKRVTALSCPRLGKLSSDEEFEDMYSALKPKASREPERPRKRGRDVSQDGKMLYNSSHDRPLNYPDPYREQSNRHRAGRFSDTERITREKQYSEPDRNINRGKHHYDRNRNVSDLQHHRFSPERHRRGAKELGDDRYRNRRLESPPRERQRLESPPRERSRLGSPPQERQELRKRIRERRKSYHGRTGNNPEIHSVLHNIHGEYEEPQNKKPRIEPYPVPQEEKRPGHDKEQYHNESQPPTVGSHTYPSPDFSHTEESSNEPATAQTETRSRTSSICEDPRLSSDRYVKCSEGNKHISQSANANKIHLQPVDTSLWNFEEVQVPKALRLKPLEISEEHVDKMDIDKPLSSLSMESGEIRSDTETALDIYDFQEFNKQIGNSVPCINESQKTEIKPQKEKSPIDNSMLGDIGKRSDVLIKGTKTTRLVVAKTEKANNHRAAESMVSTSKDSHKVNTTMHCDNIKLPSVLHKLIHSMNEERLEGDNSVKNTKGEKDPKRIAASSISKSEKSKAKTKDERENQSESNLKTDNNKADKLEKGSEKEPKRIGAYRIPNKSDKPGSKTRDDSENQNKSDLETDNNKTDKLRKGSENEPKLIAAYRIPNKSDKSGPKTRENRENQNESDLKAVKHKTDKFGKKSEKEPKRIAAYRIPKKSEKSGPKTHTGHRENQNESDLETDNIKTDKPEKRSKKEPKRIAELELSGKKENESLRNTDKMLHKNVPEVKTDNLEKITEKGTEKEIKRITESNVSDRNEKSSLKTNEIEHKNVSDMKVKEKPVKETVNTVTVFREFEHRVYSRHIVEGDLELSDESNDEAQLKLEDKIEEKKKITSKSKSYRETSKDKSGNSETTRKTRSVKDTEKERNSMNKFSELFGDSSSLITPEDLNLATRTAHGLPADCCPPATEEAQDAIIEPENPLKAQTTEMYSKDFKESLAKSTVAEDKLKIKEFKDKTRTKHKQNKDDYVEQVGDVKAQVVTITESCSVSEGNLMSNTSNYTNHKEVSKLNEKVKECSKSNKRPKTKGEKKLSVSEHTEEINTNNIYISEPNPNNSPTMSDKENSSSNGNSERNISNEMARTFENPIVSSKISSTSASETNKERPQLNDSTEETNCSTGVQDVPNLAPVVEEPGLVTTVVISTGVQPLDSNSAQYVTPFSGLASSTPKDLSAINTSSEMESNVSHSAQVSVTISREDSGSQTEDVPDMRITCYRRRRRVLKR